One window from the genome of Pandoraea fibrosis encodes:
- a CDS encoding DUF2244 domain-containing protein encodes MLAASSSDVGSVTKEWTHKRNCAISPRQFVLFYLSLAAVSLGVALIAAWRGGWLVLPFTGLDLLVVGVAFVIHARHATDYEVIRLSPVSLVVEQRSAQRLTQYEFNPRWVRIDIETPPRTRIVLRSGSRSVTVGAYLAPHRRETFARELRRCLAQEA; translated from the coding sequence ATGCTCGCAGCCTCTTCCTCCGACGTCGGATCGGTGACGAAGGAATGGACGCACAAGCGCAACTGCGCGATATCGCCGCGCCAGTTTGTCCTGTTCTACCTGTCGTTGGCCGCCGTGTCACTGGGTGTTGCCTTGATTGCGGCGTGGCGCGGTGGGTGGTTGGTCTTGCCGTTCACAGGCCTGGACTTGCTCGTGGTGGGCGTTGCGTTCGTCATTCATGCCCGGCATGCCACAGATTACGAGGTCATTCGGTTGTCGCCCGTGAGCCTTGTGGTCGAGCAACGTTCAGCACAGAGGTTGACGCAGTACGAGTTCAATCCCCGCTGGGTACGCATCGACATCGAAACGCCGCCACGCACGCGCATTGTCTTGCGCTCGGGTAGCCGCTCGGTCACCGTCGGTGCCTATCTTGCGCCGCATCGCCGCGAAACGTTTGCGCGCGAGCTGCGCCGTTGTCTTGCCCAAGAGGCCTGA
- a CDS encoding threonine synthase, protein MWRYRALLPVEARWGSRLVVGDTPMIDCGDDGGVNLWVKDEARNPSGSLKDRATEVVLAVAKRAGCLNTVAASTGNAGASLACIAASQGMAATVVVPASTPFVKLAQIRAYGARVCEVDGTYDDAFEIAERMADEAGVCCRNTGINPFTREGKKTCAFEMAEAFDWRVPDWVVVPTGDGNILSGIAAGFLDLYALGITSAVPRLLAAQADSSNSITRDWQADDEGTALPQSPTLVSPETVADSLSVSRPRDHFAALHALRATRGVCVALDDARILAASQTLAQRFGLWFEPSTAAGYAALHACLATGQIQPGARVVLLGTGTGLKAPHDFDRVTPGHLPDEAGVMPRGIPEDRRYFREEGQA, encoded by the coding sequence ATGTGGCGATACCGTGCGCTCCTGCCCGTCGAGGCTCGCTGGGGGAGTCGACTGGTCGTCGGCGACACGCCGATGATCGATTGTGGCGACGATGGCGGAGTGAATCTCTGGGTGAAGGACGAGGCGCGCAATCCCAGCGGGTCGCTCAAGGATCGCGCCACCGAAGTGGTGCTGGCCGTCGCGAAGCGGGCCGGATGCTTGAATACGGTGGCGGCATCAACAGGCAATGCCGGTGCATCGTTGGCGTGTATTGCGGCCTCGCAAGGCATGGCGGCGACCGTTGTAGTCCCGGCCAGCACGCCGTTTGTCAAACTTGCCCAGATTCGTGCTTATGGCGCCAGGGTTTGCGAGGTCGACGGCACTTACGACGACGCGTTCGAGATCGCCGAGCGCATGGCCGATGAGGCCGGTGTGTGCTGCCGCAATACGGGGATCAACCCCTTCACGCGCGAAGGCAAGAAGACGTGCGCGTTCGAAATGGCCGAGGCGTTCGATTGGCGTGTGCCGGATTGGGTGGTGGTGCCAACGGGAGACGGCAACATTCTCTCCGGGATTGCGGCGGGATTCCTCGATCTGTACGCGTTGGGGATCACGTCAGCGGTGCCACGGCTACTCGCCGCGCAGGCGGATAGTTCAAACAGCATCACGCGGGACTGGCAAGCGGACGACGAAGGGACGGCTCTGCCGCAGTCGCCCACACTTGTCAGCCCCGAGACCGTGGCCGACAGCTTGTCGGTGAGCCGTCCACGCGATCATTTCGCGGCGCTTCACGCGTTGCGCGCCACGCGCGGTGTTTGCGTCGCGCTCGATGACGCGCGCATTCTCGCCGCGTCGCAAACGCTGGCGCAGCGCTTCGGCTTGTGGTTCGAGCCATCGACGGCCGCCGGGTATGCCGCATTGCATGCGTGTCTTGCCACCGGCCAGATTCAGCCCGGGGCGCGAGTCGTGTTGCTGGGTACGGGCACAGGGCTGAAAGCCCCACACGACTTTGACCGCGTGACACCGGGACACTTGCCGGATGAGGCGGGCGTCATGCCTCGTGGTATTCCCGAAGATCGCCGTTATTTCCGTGAGGAGGGACAGGCGTGA
- a CDS encoding DUF2970 domain-containing protein has protein sequence MDDLKEATQRKLSFVQTIKAVFWSFFGVRKGRDHDRDMAQLNPVHLIIAGLVGGILFVVALVLLAKLAIRLAT, from the coding sequence ATGGATGACCTGAAGGAGGCGACCCAGCGCAAGCTGTCATTCGTCCAGACCATCAAGGCGGTGTTCTGGTCGTTTTTCGGTGTGCGCAAGGGGCGTGACCACGACCGCGATATGGCGCAGCTCAATCCTGTGCATCTGATCATTGCGGGACTGGTCGGGGGCATCCTGTTTGTCGTGGCGCTGGTGCTGTTGGCGAAGCTCGCCATACGGCTCGCGACGTGA
- a CDS encoding cytochrome c oxidase subunit 3 encodes MSGQHQTAPYYFVPAPSRHPVSCSVGLLVVLGSAAAWVNGLSWAPWTALAGLLWVLWVLRSWFGDSIAESEGGLYGKRIDVSYRWGMSWFIFSEVMFFAAFFGALFYARTLAMPWLGDLDNKLLWPDFTAVWPNAGPAGVVDAFETMGPWPIPTLNTALLLTSGVTLTISHHALRANHRGSAIFWLFATVVLGFVFLGFQAYEYHHAYTELNLKLTSGVYGSTFFLLTGFHGFHVMLGAIMLSVMLIRLMKGHFTPEHHFGFEGAAWYWHFVDVVWLGLYVVVYWL; translated from the coding sequence ATGAGTGGTCAACACCAAACGGCGCCTTACTACTTCGTGCCGGCCCCCTCGCGTCACCCGGTGAGCTGCAGTGTCGGCTTGCTGGTGGTGCTCGGTTCGGCCGCCGCGTGGGTCAACGGTCTATCGTGGGCACCGTGGACGGCGCTGGCCGGCCTGCTGTGGGTGCTTTGGGTGCTGCGCAGCTGGTTCGGCGACTCGATCGCCGAGTCCGAAGGCGGGCTGTACGGCAAACGCATCGACGTGTCCTATCGCTGGGGCATGAGCTGGTTCATCTTCTCCGAGGTGATGTTCTTCGCGGCCTTTTTCGGCGCCCTGTTCTACGCCCGCACGCTGGCCATGCCGTGGCTCGGCGATCTCGACAACAAGCTGCTGTGGCCGGACTTCACCGCTGTGTGGCCCAACGCCGGCCCGGCCGGCGTGGTCGACGCCTTCGAGACGATGGGCCCGTGGCCGATCCCGACGCTCAACACAGCACTGCTGCTGACCTCGGGCGTCACGCTCACGATCTCGCACCACGCCTTGCGCGCCAACCATCGTGGCAGTGCGATCTTCTGGCTGTTCGCCACGGTGGTGCTGGGCTTCGTCTTCCTGGGCTTCCAGGCTTACGAATACCACCACGCTTACACCGAACTGAACCTGAAGCTCACCTCGGGCGTGTACGGCTCGACGTTCTTCCTGCTCACCGGCTTCCACGGCTTCCACGTGATGTTGGGCGCGATCATGCTCAGCGTCATGCTGATTCGCCTGATGAAGGGCCACTTCACGCCGGAGCATCACTTCGGTTTTGAAGGCGCCGCCTGGTATTGGCACTTTGTCGACGTGGTCTGGCTGGGCCTGTACGTCGTGGTCTACTGGCTCTGA
- a CDS encoding twin transmembrane helix small protein: protein MRIIVAIAFVLILGSLASALFFMMRDKGRSNRTVHSLMVRVGLSVTLFLLILFANWMGWIHSTGIRY, encoded by the coding sequence ATGCGCATCATTGTTGCCATCGCCTTCGTCCTGATTCTTGGCAGTCTGGCGTCCGCATTGTTTTTCATGATGCGGGACAAGGGCCGATCGAATCGCACCGTGCATTCGCTCATGGTGCGCGTCGGCCTGTCGGTGACGCTGTTCCTGCTCATCCTGTTCGCCAACTGGATGGGCTGGATCCACAGCACGGGCATACGATACTGA
- a CDS encoding cytochrome c oxidase assembly protein: MGGLRRINVRTFSKLLLLVAVMFGFGYAMVPFYRAFCDLVGINQLGDRTTEISARNSQVDESRTITVEFDANAQGPLRFKPAKSSLTVHPGEIATIEYEVANQQPHEVRAQAIPSYAPAQAASYFKKIECFCFTQQTLRAGEAKEFPVVFVVDTKLPKDVNTITLSYTFFDLGKNDANQRADAKAGAQNGELNAGATGGGKGSNG, from the coding sequence ATGGGCGGTTTGCGACGAATCAATGTGCGTACCTTCAGCAAGTTGCTGCTGCTGGTCGCGGTGATGTTCGGTTTCGGCTATGCCATGGTGCCGTTCTACCGCGCATTCTGCGATCTTGTGGGCATCAACCAGTTGGGCGATCGCACGACCGAGATTTCGGCGCGCAATTCGCAGGTCGACGAGAGCCGCACGATCACCGTCGAGTTCGATGCCAACGCGCAGGGACCGCTGCGTTTCAAGCCGGCGAAGAGCAGCCTGACGGTGCACCCCGGCGAGATCGCGACCATCGAGTACGAAGTGGCGAATCAGCAACCGCACGAGGTGCGTGCGCAGGCGATCCCGAGTTACGCCCCGGCGCAGGCGGCGAGCTACTTCAAGAAGATCGAGTGCTTCTGTTTCACGCAGCAAACGCTGCGGGCCGGAGAGGCCAAGGAATTCCCGGTGGTCTTCGTGGTGGACACGAAGCTGCCCAAAGATGTGAATACGATCACGCTGTCCTATACTTTTTTCGATCTCGGCAAGAACGACGCCAATCAGCGCGCAGACGCCAAGGCGGGCGCGCAGAACGGTGAGTTGAACGCAGGAGCGACAGGAGGGGGCAAGGGCAGCAATGGATGA
- a CDS encoding SURF1 family protein, with protein sequence MRPVPALLILLGVMLTAALGVWQYQRAQMRLARQAQIEQAEHAPVITLGAQTYALGDVANRRVRVTGRFLRNRVVYLDNRPRNDQPGFYVVMALQTAPDHVVLVNRGWLPRDLRDRAAIMPYATPAGDVTIEGLAQPDASRAFELGHGGSAAGLVIRQNLDVADYARETSLPLQPFVVMQTNDTGDHLLRDWPAPANGADRNYGYMAQWFGMSLILALLGLRLAYRRGRRLATATDPFTRA encoded by the coding sequence ATGCGGCCGGTACCGGCGCTGCTGATTCTGCTGGGCGTGATGCTCACCGCAGCGCTCGGCGTGTGGCAGTATCAGCGCGCACAGATGCGTCTGGCACGGCAGGCGCAGATCGAGCAGGCCGAACATGCACCGGTGATCACGCTCGGCGCGCAGACTTATGCGCTGGGGGATGTGGCGAACCGGCGCGTGCGTGTCACGGGCCGCTTTCTGCGCAATCGCGTGGTGTATCTGGATAATCGACCGCGCAACGACCAGCCCGGCTTTTACGTGGTGATGGCATTGCAGACGGCACCGGACCATGTGGTGCTCGTCAATCGTGGATGGCTGCCGCGCGATTTGCGCGATCGCGCCGCGATCATGCCCTATGCGACCCCGGCGGGCGACGTCACCATCGAAGGTCTCGCGCAGCCCGATGCGTCGCGTGCCTTCGAGTTGGGCCATGGCGGCTCGGCGGCGGGGTTGGTCATTCGTCAGAATCTCGATGTGGCAGATTACGCGCGCGAAACGTCGCTGCCGCTACAACCGTTTGTCGTCATGCAGACGAACGACACAGGCGATCATCTGCTGCGCGACTGGCCTGCGCCGGCGAACGGCGCGGATCGCAATTATGGATACATGGCGCAATGGTTCGGCATGTCGCTGATCCTTGCGTTGCTGGGTTTGCGTCTGGCCTATCGGCGCGGACGCCGGCTGGCGACAGCCACCGACCCTTTCACGCGGGCATGA
- a CDS encoding autoinducer binding domain-containing protein: MRATRCVTPRSFADGLSALHSVTDFDALRTLLQSLCVALRQRYFNYRGHFPLPGGKLATPQLGNFPEAWQKRYDAQHYASIDPVLSLACQRLTPVEWIPSLYASPEARQLLRDQRAAGLRSGITYPVFTPSGASGTLSLSSPRHPPRHPRAPGAHAWIQHGGAVLAMHVHEVVWRIVQRDAVRHDAPVLTPRERECLRWVARGKTSWEIGRILTISEHGVVFHLRSVMRKFDVSSRHRAAKLASDYGLLDDFASAGPHVVTCARPDLRASCNAST, from the coding sequence ATGCGTGCCACGCGTTGCGTCACTCCCCGCTCGTTTGCCGACGGTCTGAGCGCCTTGCACTCCGTCACCGACTTCGATGCCTTGCGCACTCTGTTGCAGTCGTTGTGCGTCGCTCTCAGGCAGCGCTATTTCAACTATCGAGGGCATTTCCCGTTGCCGGGCGGAAAGCTCGCGACGCCGCAACTCGGCAATTTTCCCGAGGCATGGCAGAAACGTTACGACGCGCAACATTACGCGAGCATCGACCCCGTGCTCTCGCTCGCATGCCAGCGACTCACGCCCGTTGAATGGATACCGTCGTTGTACGCGTCCCCCGAAGCCCGGCAACTGCTTCGCGACCAGCGCGCCGCAGGATTGCGCTCCGGCATCACGTATCCGGTGTTCACGCCGTCTGGCGCGTCAGGGACCTTGAGTCTGTCGTCGCCACGTCATCCGCCCCGACACCCGCGCGCGCCCGGCGCACACGCGTGGATACAGCATGGCGGCGCGGTGCTGGCCATGCATGTGCACGAGGTCGTTTGGCGCATCGTGCAGCGCGACGCCGTGCGTCACGATGCCCCCGTATTGACGCCACGCGAGCGCGAGTGCCTGCGCTGGGTCGCGCGTGGCAAGACCTCGTGGGAGATCGGTCGCATCCTCACCATCTCCGAACATGGCGTCGTCTTCCATTTGCGCAGCGTCATGCGCAAGTTCGACGTATCGAGCCGTCACCGCGCGGCGAAGCTCGCCAGCGATTACGGGTTGCTCGACGACTTCGCCTCGGCGGGTCCGCACGTCGTCACTTGCGCGCGGCCAGATCTGCGAGCGTCTTGTAACGCGTCAACGTGA
- a CDS encoding FAD-dependent oxidoreductase codes for MTRQRIIVLGAGVSGLTTATTMAMAGCDVTIRAAEGPAQTTSALAAAIWHPFYQAPDFVYLERARQTYTTMHRLSADTSSGVLMRTLTEYFQQDAGMPWWAECASDLKRLPDAEVPSRFACAYRMSVPVADTAAYLRYLMHMFFELGGQFLPQRIDDPASLLDDADYVVNCCGYGSRQFGDGELSLSRAIVLRARRAAAVRGCFIDDADPAAPTYIVERSHDIVLGGTADPELTSTVIGVRQIEDIVRRCTQLCEGVAALHVIDARTGFRPMRRVARVACDERHSRLIHNYGHGGGGFTLSWGCANDVLRLAGMTPAN; via the coding sequence GTGACGCGGCAACGCATCATCGTGCTTGGCGCTGGGGTCAGCGGACTGACGACCGCCACGACGATGGCAATGGCCGGATGCGACGTCACCATCCGCGCGGCGGAAGGACCTGCGCAGACGACGTCGGCCCTCGCCGCTGCCATCTGGCATCCGTTCTATCAGGCGCCTGACTTCGTTTATCTCGAACGCGCCCGGCAGACTTACACGACGATGCATCGCTTGTCTGCCGACACGTCGTCGGGCGTTCTCATGCGAACGCTCACCGAGTACTTTCAACAGGACGCCGGAATGCCTTGGTGGGCGGAGTGCGCGAGCGACCTCAAGAGACTGCCGGACGCGGAGGTTCCGTCGCGCTTTGCCTGTGCGTATCGCATGTCTGTTCCCGTCGCCGACACGGCAGCTTACCTTCGCTATCTGATGCATATGTTCTTTGAGCTTGGCGGACAGTTCTTGCCGCAACGTATCGATGATCCGGCCTCACTCCTCGACGATGCCGACTACGTGGTGAATTGCTGCGGTTACGGCAGCCGGCAGTTCGGCGACGGCGAGTTGTCGTTGTCGCGGGCGATCGTGTTGCGTGCCCGGCGCGCCGCTGCTGTACGGGGCTGCTTCATCGATGACGCTGATCCGGCAGCGCCCACTTACATCGTGGAGCGAAGCCACGACATCGTCCTCGGCGGCACCGCCGACCCGGAACTGACATCGACCGTCATTGGGGTGCGACAAATCGAGGACATCGTGCGCCGTTGCACGCAACTCTGCGAAGGGGTGGCTGCGTTGCACGTGATCGATGCTCGCACCGGATTTCGGCCAATGCGTCGTGTCGCCCGCGTCGCATGCGACGAGCGGCACTCTCGGCTGATTCATAACTACGGTCACGGTGGCGGGGGTTTCACGCTGTCATGGGGCTGCGCCAACGACGTGTTGCGTCTGGCGGGCATGACACCGGCCAATTAA
- a CDS encoding SCO family protein gives MSTEVSAGRTGNPAIDPMQRRRARRMLVLLFVVCAAPAVAAYLMYFVFKPQGGTSAYGKLIEPQRPLPALVVRDDETGATLPLSSLKGKWLMISADTAACDENCVSKLFYMRQIRVLQGNERTRVETLWLVTDDAPVADKLDAAYEDTRRLRADPVALASWLPTQDGTGLRDHIYLVDPLGNLMMAFPKNADPGKIKSDLSRLLKWSGTG, from the coding sequence ATGAGTACAGAAGTGAGTGCCGGACGCACGGGGAACCCCGCCATCGATCCGATGCAACGACGCCGGGCGAGGCGCATGCTGGTGCTGCTGTTCGTGGTGTGTGCGGCGCCGGCAGTGGCGGCGTATCTGATGTATTTCGTCTTCAAGCCGCAGGGTGGCACGTCGGCCTACGGGAAGCTGATCGAACCGCAGCGGCCGCTGCCCGCGCTGGTGGTGCGCGACGACGAGACGGGCGCGACGCTGCCGTTGTCGTCGCTCAAGGGCAAGTGGCTGATGATCAGCGCCGATACGGCAGCCTGTGACGAGAATTGCGTGAGCAAGCTCTTCTACATGCGGCAGATCCGTGTGTTGCAGGGCAATGAGCGAACGCGTGTCGAAACCCTGTGGCTGGTGACCGACGATGCCCCGGTGGCCGACAAACTCGATGCGGCGTATGAAGACACGCGTCGCCTGCGGGCCGACCCGGTCGCACTGGCGTCGTGGCTGCCCACACAGGACGGCACCGGCCTGCGCGACCACATCTATCTGGTCGATCCGTTGGGCAACCTGATGATGGCGTTCCCGAAGAACGCCGATCCGGGCAAGATCAAGAGCGATCTGTCGCGACTGCTCAAGTGGTCGGGGACGGGTTGA
- a CDS encoding flavin reductase family protein — MELDPATLDEASIYNFMMSTILPRPIAWVSTVDEDGRPNLAPYAYFMGVCCVPMTVLFCPVVPPAPKQKKDTLRNVEAVPEFVVNVASVSCIDAVNLSAAPLPAGESEFDLTGVTPVPSSRVRPPRVLEAAVAYECRVRDIIEISAAPGGGWVVLGTVLAAHVDDALLDPVTHQVDLQGLRPVGRLGGGAFVNAASDTFTLTRYKTLADLAARK; from the coding sequence ATGGAACTGGACCCGGCAACGCTCGACGAAGCCAGCATCTACAACTTCATGATGAGTACGATCCTGCCGCGTCCCATCGCGTGGGTAAGTACGGTGGATGAGGACGGCCGTCCGAATCTCGCACCGTATGCGTACTTCATGGGGGTGTGTTGTGTGCCGATGACGGTATTGTTCTGCCCCGTCGTGCCGCCCGCGCCGAAGCAAAAGAAGGACACGTTGCGCAACGTCGAAGCGGTCCCCGAATTCGTCGTGAACGTGGCGAGCGTGTCGTGTATCGACGCTGTGAATCTCTCGGCAGCGCCGCTGCCCGCCGGCGAGTCGGAGTTCGACCTGACGGGCGTGACACCGGTGCCGTCATCGCGCGTGCGGCCGCCGCGTGTGCTCGAGGCCGCTGTGGCTTACGAGTGCCGGGTACGCGACATCATCGAGATTAGTGCTGCGCCGGGGGGCGGATGGGTCGTGCTTGGCACGGTGCTCGCGGCACATGTCGACGACGCATTGCTCGACCCCGTCACGCATCAGGTGGATTTGCAGGGGCTGAGGCCGGTTGGGCGTTTGGGGGGAGGGGCGTTTGTGAATGCCGCGAGCGATACCTTCACGTTGACGCGTTACAAGACGCTCGCAGATCTGGCCGCGCGCAAGTGA
- a CDS encoding cytochrome oxidase small assembly protein has product MAARHEQRAKNLRTGLILASVVAVFFVGVMIKTKLMGGI; this is encoded by the coding sequence ATGGCAGCCAGGCACGAACAGCGAGCGAAGAACCTGCGCACGGGGCTGATTCTCGCCTCGGTCGTGGCGGTCTTCTTCGTCGGTGTGATGATCAAGACCAAGTTGATGGGCGGTATCTGA
- the ctaD gene encoding cytochrome c oxidase subunit I, whose amino-acid sequence MSSIAHDHVAGHDDHAHDHPHGWRRWLFATNHKDIGTMYMIFSFVMLLSGGVMALMIRAELFEPGLQFIRPEFFNQLTTMHGLVMIFGAIMPAFVGFANWMIPLQIGASDMAFARMNNFSFWLLPVGGLLLISSFLVPGGATAAGWTMYAPLSVQMGPGQDLAIFGAHILGASSIMGAINIIVTILNMRAPGMTLMKMPMFVWTWLITAYLLIAVMPVLAGAITMLLTDRHFGTSFFNAAGGGDPVMYQHIFWFFGHPEVYIMILPAFGIVSQVIPAFSRKPLFGYSSMVYATASIAILSFMVWAHHMFVTGMPVTGQLFFMYATMLISVPTGVKVFNWVATMWKGSLTFESPMLFAVGFLFVFTMGGFTGLILSLAPLDIQMHGTYYVVAHFHYVLVAGSLFALFSGFYYWVPKWTGHMYNEWRGKFHFWGSLITFNVTFFPMHFLGLAGMPRRYADYPAQFTDFNQIATIGAFGFGLMQVYFLFFVAIPTWRGGPAAEAKPWDGAEGLEWTVPSPAPFHTFETPPKVH is encoded by the coding sequence ATGAGTTCCATCGCTCACGATCACGTGGCGGGTCACGACGATCACGCGCACGACCATCCGCATGGATGGCGTCGCTGGCTGTTCGCGACGAATCACAAGGACATCGGCACGATGTACATGATTTTCTCGTTTGTCATGCTGCTCTCGGGCGGCGTGATGGCGTTGATGATCCGTGCGGAATTGTTCGAACCGGGCCTGCAGTTCATTCGTCCGGAGTTTTTCAATCAGCTCACCACCATGCACGGCCTGGTGATGATTTTCGGCGCGATCATGCCGGCGTTCGTGGGCTTCGCGAACTGGATGATTCCGCTGCAGATCGGCGCGTCGGACATGGCCTTCGCGCGGATGAACAACTTCAGCTTCTGGCTGCTGCCGGTGGGCGGTCTGCTGCTGATCTCGTCCTTCCTCGTGCCGGGCGGCGCCACGGCAGCCGGCTGGACGATGTACGCGCCGCTGTCGGTGCAGATGGGCCCGGGGCAGGATCTGGCCATCTTCGGTGCGCACATTCTGGGTGCGTCGTCGATCATGGGCGCGATCAACATCATCGTGACCATTCTGAACATGCGCGCACCGGGCATGACGCTCATGAAGATGCCGATGTTCGTGTGGACGTGGCTGATCACCGCCTATCTGCTCATCGCCGTGATGCCGGTGCTTGCCGGCGCGATCACGATGCTGCTCACGGACCGTCACTTCGGCACGTCGTTCTTCAACGCGGCGGGCGGCGGCGATCCGGTCATGTATCAGCACATCTTCTGGTTCTTCGGACACCCGGAGGTGTACATCATGATTCTGCCGGCGTTCGGGATCGTCTCGCAGGTGATTCCGGCGTTCTCGCGCAAACCGCTGTTCGGCTATAGCTCGATGGTGTACGCCACGGCATCGATCGCGATTCTGTCGTTCATGGTGTGGGCGCACCACATGTTCGTGACGGGCATGCCGGTCACGGGCCAGCTCTTCTTCATGTACGCCACGATGCTGATCTCGGTGCCGACCGGCGTGAAGGTCTTCAACTGGGTTGCCACGATGTGGAAGGGCTCGCTCACGTTCGAGTCGCCGATGCTCTTCGCCGTCGGCTTCCTGTTCGTGTTCACGATGGGCGGTTTCACCGGCCTGATTCTCTCGCTGGCGCCGCTCGACATCCAGATGCACGGCACTTACTACGTGGTGGCGCACTTCCACTACGTGTTAGTGGCCGGTTCACTATTCGCACTCTTCTCAGGGTTCTATTACTGGGTGCCGAAGTGGACAGGTCACATGTACAACGAGTGGCGCGGCAAGTTCCACTTCTGGGGCTCGCTCATCACGTTCAACGTGACGTTCTTCCCGATGCACTTCCTGGGACTGGCCGGTATGCCGCGTCGTTATGCCGACTACCCCGCGCAGTTCACGGACTTCAACCAGATCGCGACGATTGGCGCGTTCGGTTTTGGCCTGATGCAGGTGTACTTCCTGTTCTTCGTCGCGATTCCGACGTGGCGCGGTGGCCCGGCCGCCGAAGCCAAGCCGTGGGATGGCGCAGAAGGTCTGGAGTGGACAGTGCCGAGCCCGGCGCCGTTCCACACGTTCGAGACGCCGCCGAAGGTGCATTGA